A single window of Plasmodium reichenowi strain SY57 chromosome 12, whole genome shotgun sequence DNA harbors:
- a CDS encoding hypothetical protein (conserved Plasmodium protein, unknown function), producing the protein MEYTFLFYKHKHLIHLKEKFEHIEKYITYSLDSFFHNVSLVNDKEKDTILNHTKCEYNNLTYQQIIDILQYSSICVSVCEKYQDGEKVNIVGIVSLDYELCINYNNNKYNFERMCDCSNINLEDFYYSLSLHIKAYDILSNLTLNNTLIINLILNNNEKFYDNLFYYLFHSIENLLFILLFYNNNNNNNIINEDLFYNGLTIDLTKLTQYEKQNKIIPFDHVLILNKSTYVSKIFLRLTSTSDIYDLHELFKKFSQTNLEEKNHYLIYDIIDKKTDEDILITILNNKKKIIGFVSLKKYIDINILVNLYNLKEYNYLLKRNFFEDISDSLKPYKNGSKSLNKRKKKYLYIEFKQHILRTIKIKTLEDLEKKYEISNETIYDYLYDHLIEDVDIYADYFKKKNIDIKDIVKNIYKKLQYDYANYKKGSTDQVDFFLLNKLINLYSHISFSDIANVSQKFYNNFEKIEKLYFNFNNDKTYKKIYEKIKKKREGILSDDESENNSSKINIIKLTNENEMKKNENNFKEVINLSYFDIFLLLQNIYPETFKKNEIILLFLFLDLYELIIVEETTLFDCVSFKMFLDELVHIKKNYFICKYKHIDWLRNISNDDKNAFSLNLFILNDKYYSYCKDILLKIEKYFDEVDYIITTNNERGNMPFILNYFNRVKKKKKANTLESLYILNKYTLFLQPTTDYMKLEDIEHVQRLLEKVKHKEKNKIKQYILFLQDYCKDEARKDNQHDRLLVQSPLELKFYELHNYYIYVSRCGNNIINITTGSIMNNMDFYYINKIYDFKNILIPNENEKMKHFRLFFFSSIIIFKYYDKKIIHNILMLTNACSCHISTDDDVYLDIYRHFIFLNKKDNDVSIFRDDNIFLRESEKTKKNEKNKNNRKNTKQCDKKYLVLTKHMCLRKCINIDHNIVFWGTNDICLNILYKILRKNEYFFNNIILIIAYKNKYLNTKNNVEENKSVKNCSLESALMYNKLKNIMINERIKIIYDNVYNINRKNKQIELNNKNYIYYDYLFICFDKQDVTTYSFNLNSFEEGKKRNFNFIETYENMNYKNIKFDFLVKEKDYEKYEHVNTFYCQKKKNYLLKKKKKNSKKENNISSSTSDLNETNSMESYKSCDKSKVGLRNVNCKNSAGKNVPFVKKEENSLNKSGKCKKKQLRDETHTLYNIKNKRVEKYYGDKEEDSDDEDSDDEDSDNEDNDDEDNDDEDNDDDNNYNNDDNNYYEEDNSEMDFSSRYTTLSSSFLPSSEASVNDSAYYDYKDDIYNKKKEKIEELKSDEKAFNTTETKCSQKKKIITRGEKDNPNIEQNKNEYIDKYSNVRSNNNLKECYNKNLNIKEDLKEKINANVNKKSSYLENSNKENVSNSEEEYININNENDKHVINQYNKKNEMFNKEKVNRNIDGVFSISDPFLEKYFDKNSKYMNIVKNCVNYIIIYSNNIDILNMINFFLINNVHTYKIIIIYPYTCNKCHGRKQKEKIKQNIFNERVYYNDKIHLKNNYLFCDYTHKNNFYHKNYVFENIKYVLNKIFFLFHLLKIRIIYGHIIAVKKSKKNRLKYVLVHLCKHRNLDFSYFNTHKFICENTLLIPCRILLCSYIFDINNHLHYILNKSSIVYNEKICVNHQFQTNDKFIFSAGELCAFSNKYRISTHNILNHEYYSSMEIGKFVSRQFLKIVIEQCCLSYNMFKSKNEEMRSKIKKQKEYNDNIDKIMEKDMEETNNITGNVQSKKTDNNLDLYKKLKIFEIPIIYFNTLPCNFYFYHFEASCGDLYKYNDFSIIQNEKIKGMHEKKKYSNKTNDKIYNNKKNDMIDNSKQIYHEAFCTDSLKISINKEKKMNNYFNVQYFEISKNIYTQGYYCKVTTNSFNLINSFTYLGCDVLNFHKLHKLCNMPINYFYVILKNIKNNPQYDILSMLNEDREKSIFHYKFQIFKEKLKKKIITLPHIKESIQFLLKDINDGDSFKTYIKDQLFKEKLMFIDTIKKEVESNLVEYIKENNELLNGYYIPN; encoded by the exons atggaatataccttcttattttataaacaCAAACACTTGATACACTTAAAGGAGAAATTTGAACATATAGAAAAATACATTACATACTCTTTAGATTCCTTTTTTCACAATGTAAGCCTTGTGAATGATAAAGAGAAGGATACTATATTAAACCATACAAAATgtgaatataataatttgacTTACCAACAAATTATAGACATTCTTCAATATTCATCTATATGTGTATCTGTGTGTGAGAAATATCAAGATGGAGAGAAGGTAAATATTGTAGGTATAGTATCCCTAGATTATGAGTtatgtataaattataataataataagtaTAATTTTGAAAGAATGTGTGATTGttcaaatataaatttagaagatttttattattctttatcattacatataaaagCATATGACATTTTATCTAATTTAacattaaataatacattaataataaatttaatattaaataataatgaaaaattttatgataatttattttattatttatttcattcaattgaaaatttattatttatattattattttataataataataataataataatataataaatgaagatttattttataatggATTAACTATAGATTTAACAAAACTAACTCAATatgaaaaacaaaataaaattatccCTTTTGATCATGTCcttatattaaataaatctACATATGTTAGTAAAATATTTCTACGTTTAACAAGTACTAGTGATATATATGACTTACATgaactttttaaaaagtttTCTCAAACAAACttagaagaaaaaaatcattatctcatatatgatataatagataaaaagacagatgaagatatattaataaccattttaaataataaaaagaaaattatagGTTTTGTATCtctaaaaaaatatatcgatataaatattctgGTTAATCTGTACAATTTAAAGGAATATAACTATTTGCTGAAAAGAAATTTCTTTGAAGATATATCGGATAGTTTG AAACCTTATAAGAATGGTAGCAAGAGCTTgaataaaaggaaaaagaaatatttgtatatagAATTTAAACAGCACATTTTAAGgacaataaaaataaagacaTTGGAAGATCTGGAAAagaaatatgaaataagTAATGAAACTatttatgattatttatatgatcaTCTGATAGAAGATGTGGATATATATGCtgattattttaaaaagaaaaatattgaCATCAAGGATATAgtcaaaaatatatataaaaag TTACAGTATGATTATGCAAATTACAAAAAAGGTTCCACTGACCAAGTTGATTTCTTTCTTTTGAACAAGCTTATAAATCTGTACTCCCACATTAGTTTTTCCGAC ATAGCCAATGTTAGTCAAAAGTTCTACAATAATTTTGAGAAAATCGAAAAGctatattttaattttaataatgacaaaacttataaaaaaatttatgagaaaataaaaaaaaagaggGAGGGAATATTAAGTGATGATGAATCTGAAAATa ATAGTAGcaagataaatataataaaattgacgaatgaaaatgaaatgaaaaaaaatgaaaacaaTTTTAAAGAAGTTATAAACCTGTCTTATTTTGACATTTTTCTTCTActacaaaatatatatcctGAGACCTTCAAAAAG AATGAGATAATATTGTTGTTTTTATTCCTCGACTTATACGAATTAATTATTGTGGAAGAAACAACCCTATTTGATTGTGTATCATTTaaa ATGTTTTTAGACGAATTagtacatataaaaaaaaactactttatatgtaaatataaacatattgATTGGCTACGAAATATAAGcaatgatgataaaaatgcattttcattaaatttatttatattaaacGATAAG TATTACAGTTACTGTAAAGACATTCTGTTAAAAATcgaaaaatattttgacGAAGTGGACTACATTATTACAACAAATAATGAAAGGGGGAACATGCCctttatattaaattatttcaatagagttaaaaaaaaaaaaaaagcaaaCACTCTAGaatctttatatatattaaataaatacacTCTTTTTTTGCAACCTACAACGGATTATATGAAACTCGAAGATATAGAACATGTTCAAAGGTTGTTAGAAAAGGTAAAACATAAAGaaaagaacaaaattaagcaatatatattatttctcCAGGACTATTGTAAGGATGAAGCACGAAAAGATAATCAACATGATCGCTTGTTGGTTCAATCTCCCTTAg AGTTAAAATTTTATGAGCTACACAATTACTACATTTATGTTAGTAGATGtggaaataatattatcaacATAACGACAGGAAgtattatgaataatatggatttttattatataaacaaaatctatgatttcaaaaatattcttatacCTAATGAGAACGAGAAAATGAAGCATTTCCgtttgttctttttttcgtcaataattattttcaaatattacgataaaaaaattattcacaatattttaat GTTAACCAATGCCTGTTCTTGCCACATTTCAACGGATGATGATGTATACCTAGACATTTATCgtcattttatatttttaaacaaaaaagatAATGATGTAAGTATTTTTCgagatgataatatattcttaaGAGAATCAGAAAAAACGAAAAAGAATGAGAAGAACAAAAATAACagaaaaaatacaaaacaatgtgataagaaatatttagTATTAACCAAACATATGTGTCTGAGAAAATGCATTAACATAGATCATAATATCGTCTTTTGGGGAACTAATGATATATGTCTTAATATcctttataaaatattaagaaagaatgaatatttttttaataatattatcctTATCATTGCttataagaataaatatttaaatacCAAAAATAATGTAGAAGAAAACAAATCCGTCAAAAACTGTAGTCTAGAAAGTGCTCTTATGTataacaaattaaaaaatatcatgATAAATGAAAGAATTAAAATCATATATGAtaatgtttataatattaataggaaaaataaacaaatagaattaaataataaaaattatatttattatgattatttgtttatatgtTTTGATAAACAAGATGTTACCACTTACTCTTTTAATTTGAATAGCTTTGaagaaggaaaaaaaagaaactttaattttatagaaacatatgaaaatatgaattataaaaatatcaaaTTTGACTTTCTTGTCAAAGAAAAGGATTATGAAAAGTATGAACATGTCAATACTTTTTATtgtcaaaaaaaaaaaaattatttactaaaaaaaaaaaaaaaaaattccaagaaagaaaataatataagcTCTAGCACATCAGATTTAAATGAAACAAATTCGATGGAAAGTTACAAAAGTTGTGATAAAAGTAAAGTAGGATTAAGAAATGTGAATTGTAAAAATAGTGCAGGTAAAAATGTTCCATTCGTCAAAAAGGAAGAAAATAGCCTGAACAAGTCAGGCAAATGTAAAAAGAAACAGCTAAGAGATGAAACTCACACTTTgtacaatataaaaaacaaaagagtagaaaaatattatggGGATAAGGAAGAAGATAGTGATGATGAAGATAGTGATGATGAAGATAGTGATAATGAAGAcaatgatgatgaagacaatgatgatgaagataatgatgatgataataattataataatgatgataataattattatgagGAGGATAACTCTGAAATGGATTTTTCATCTAGATACACAACATTATCATCAAGCTTCTTACCATCAAGTGAAGCAAGTGTCAACGATAGCGCATACTATGATTATAAagatgatatatataacaaaaaaaaagaaaaaatcGAAGAATTGAAAAGCGATGAAAAAGCATTTAATACTACTGAAACGAAGTGTtcccaaaaaaaaaaaataataacaagGGGAGAAAAAGATAATCCGAATATAGAAcagaataaaaatgaatatatagataaatattCAAATGTAAGATCTAATAACAATTTAAAAGaatgttataataaaaatttaaatataaaagaggatttgaaggaaaaaataaatgcAAATGTGAACAAAAAGAGTAGCTATTTAGAAAATTCAAATAAAGAGAATGTATCTAATAGTGAGgaggaatatataaatattaataacgAGAATGATAAACATGTTATAAAccaatataataaaaaaaatgaaatgtttaataaagaaaaggTGAATAGAAATATTGATGGTGTCTTCAGTATCAGTGATCCTTTTCTTGAGAAATACTTTGATAAGAAtagtaaatatatgaatattgTCAAGAATTGtgtaaattatataataatatacagtaataatatagatatattaaatatgataaatttctttttaataaataacgtacatacatataaaataattataatcTATCCATATACATGTAATAAATGTCATGgaagaaaacaaaaagaaaaaattaaacaaaatatatttaatgaaCGAGTATATTACAACGATAAaattcatttaaaaaataattatttattttgtgattatacacataaaaacaatttttatcataaaaattatgtttttgaaaatattaaatatgttttgaataaaatattctttctttttcatcttttGAAAATACGTATAATTTATGGACATATAATAGCAGTTAAAAAGAGTAAAAAGAACAGGTTGAAATATGTTCTTGTTCATTTATGTAAACATAGAAATTTAGATTTCTCTTATTTTAATACACATAAATTCATTTGTGAAAATACACTATTAATACCATGTAGAATTCTCTTATGTTCATACATTTTCgatataaataatcatttgcattatattttgaacAAGTCCTCCATTGTGTacaatgaaaaaatatgtgTTAATCATCAATTTCAG acaaatgataaattcatttttagCGCAGGTGAGTTGTGTGCTTTTTCgaataaatatagaatAAGCACTCACAACATTTTAAATCACGAATATTATAGTAGTATGGAAATAGGTAAGTTTGTGAGCAGACAGTTTTTAAAGATAGTAATTGAACAATGTTGTTTAtcttataatatgtttaagtcaaaaaatgaagaaatgagaagtaaaataaaaaagcaaaaagagtataatgataatattgataaaaTCATGGAAAAGGATATGGAagaaacaaataatataacagGAAATGTCCAAAGTAAAAAGACAGATAATAATTTAGACTTGTATAAAAAGTTAAAAATTTTTGAAATAcctataatatatttcaataCTCTTCCttgtaatttttatttttatcattttgaAGCATCATGTGgtgatttatataaatacaacGATTTCTCCATaatacaaaatgaaaaaataaaaggaatgcatgagaaaaaaaaatattcaaataaaacaaacgacaaaatttataataataaaaaaaatgatatgaTAGATAACTCTaaacaaatatatcatGAAGCCTTTTGTACAGATAGCTTAAAAAtaagtataaataaagaaaaaaaaatgaacaattattttaatgttcaatattttgaaatttcaaaaaatatatatactcAAGGATATTACTGTAAAGTTACAACGAATTCGTTTAATTTGATAAATTCCTTCACATATTTGG GATGCGATGTATTGAACTTTCACAAGTTACACAAACTTTGTAATATGCCAAtcaattatttttatgtaattttaaaaaatatcaaaaatAATCCTCAATATGACATTTTAAGTATGTTAAATGAAGACAGGGAAAAATCTATCTTCCACTAtaa gTTTCAAATTTTCAAAGAGAAactcaaaaaaaaaatcattaCGTTACCCCACATAAAGGAATCTATACAATTTTTACTAAAg GATATAAACGATGGGGATTCgtttaaaacatatataaaagacCAATTGTTCAAAGAAAAACTGATGTTTATCGatacaattaaaaaagagGTTGAATCGAATTTAGTggaatatattaaagaaaataatgaacTCCTAAATGGGTATTACATACCcaattaa